The following is a genomic window from Dehalobacter sp..
TTAAACGGTAGATTACCGCCTTTATTTAATAAATATCGTTTGATCAAACCGAAGGAAGATTTAGCGGTATATCTTGAAACCATCCGCCATCTTAATCCTACCTTAAATATCTCAGGTTATCTTAGAAGGCCGGAATTATATAAAAAGCACCGGTATATTGTAGAAGGTTTAAGTCGGTATTTGTGGCATTCAGCAGGATTGCTTGAAAAACCCATGTCGCGCAAGGAACGTTCATTTTCGATATGGGGATGGGAGAAGCTATTTGACAACCATTTTGTTTTGGTAAGAGAAGTCTTGAAATTTAATAATCTGGGGGATGATTTCCTTAATTATTACGATACCCCCGAACCTTTTTTTGAGTATGTGCATGCTCGCCAGGAGCATATGACCGTACTGATCCTGGAAAACAAGGATACTTGGTATACCTTTAGAAAACTGATGCAGGATACCGGGAAGAACATTGTCGCCGGCACTCCAGTGGATGTACTTCTTTACGGCGAAGGCAATAAGATTTCCAAACGAGGCGCCCTGGAGGAGTGCAATGCCGGCATGCTGGGGGGTAAAAGAGATCAAGCTGGGCGTTTTCTTTATTTCGGAGACCTGGATCTAGAGGGAATCCGTCTGTTTTTCCGGACCAGAAATGGCAACCCTAATCTTGACATCAAACCTTTTTCTGGTTTATATAAGCTCATGCTTAAACTGGCTGCAGGTGTGGAACTCCCAGTGTCACCGGATAAAAGAGATGTGACGGTACCCCTGTCAGAATTCACTACCATGCTGGGATTTGACAGTACCGATGTGCTGACAGTTTTTCTGGCAAGGGGCAAGTATATACCCCAAGAGATAGTCAATTACCAGGTAGCAGCGGATATCCTAAGTTAGAAACGAGGAATTAGATCAATGAATACGCGGGGGTTAGAGTTTCTCGAGGGTTTTGAGAAACGGATGCAGATTGTGGCGGCCATAGACTCGATTGTAAACCGCCTTAACCGGAACATGGAAATAGAGAGGCTGCTTGAGCCGGGACAACTTGATAATATTATTTTCTCCGTCCTTGTATTTATCATGGAAAGGACTCTTACCGAGGATGAGGAGTGCACTATAGAAAGTATAACAGCCTTCGTTGCCAGGATTGTCCCTGATTATGGTCTTAGTTTTCCCTGGGAGACCACCCGCAGGATCACGGAGTACATCATCAAGGATATTCTGCAAAACGGCGGAGAAACAAGATTTTACCCGGTAATGAGGTATGGGAAGGGTATGACCCAAACCCGGATCAGGCTTATTGACGACAAGCTGAAGGATGGCGAGAGGGGTTATGTGACGACCTACCAGCTTACCGACCAGGGCTATGACTTGCTCTTTAGAACCAAGGAAGTAGAGCAGGAAATCAGCTTCACTATTGAAGAGCTGAAGCTGCGCGAACTGATCAGGCGCAAAAACTACAAGAAGGCCATCGGGCAGAGCGGTAACCTGGTGCAAATGATCAGGCAGAAAAAGAACGATATCAGGCAGTTCATGCAAAAAATACGGGAAAATATTTACGACGTGGACATCCAGGAGTTTGAAAAGCTGGTCGGCAGTACATATACCTTGCTGGAGGAAGAGTACGGCATCATGAATGAAATCCGGGGTATGATCGTGCTGTCAGAGGAACGGCTCAAGGAGGAGGAAGCTTCCAGAGGTACCCTGGATGAGGAGATGAAGAGAGCGCGGTCGGAGATCGCCGTCATCAGAAGAAACATCAATACCACTATCGACGAACAGAAAGAATTAATTCTTGAACGACACGGCCTGTCAAAGATATATAAGGAGACCATTGCAGACTCCTTCGCGCTTTCACTTGCCAAAAACTATGATTTTGAACGGGAAATCTTAGTACGGCTGGAAAGATGCGATGAGAGAGTCATCCCCTCCCTGTGGCAACTGTTGAATCCCCTGTTTATGCCCAACCCTGACCGGAAGCTTAATCTACTGTCATTGTTTGAACGTCAGGCTCGGCTCAGGCAGGAGGAAGATGCGGTTGAGGGTGTGTTCATTGAGGAACTGGGAGAGGATACCGAACGCTTAAGAATCAAAAAAGCCAACGACGCCAATACAGAATTCATCCGCAGCATCCTGGAGCTGGCAGCAGGCAAAGGGGCTGGATTCATGTTTGGGGCGCTGTTTGAATATTTAAAGAGTAAAGAGGACATTTTTGACCTATTGGTCGCGGATGACCTGATTTTCAGATCAATGCTGAAGCTTTATGATCTCAACGTCATTGATATCAAGGCGTGGCAGGCGCAGCACGACGAGGTGGTCGCCAACGCCACCGGAGAGCTAGATGTCAGCTTTTGCCTGTACTGTATTGAATACGACCATCCGGATTTGTATGGGGTTAAAAAGATAGTAATCAGCAAGCCGTATGAAAGCATATTCGAGGAGGAAATTAATCATCGTGAGGGAGATGTGCTATTCAGCAAGCGCATTGCTATCAGCGATTTTATGATCGAGGTGAGCTTTAGATGAGCCATTTAAACACTGCGGTAAAGATATTCAAGAAATTGATGGACAAGGGACAGTTCGACAGGGAAACAGATGGAGACCTTTTTCTTGAGTTCCGCAACACTGAGGTCCGGTCAATCCTGGCGGAACTGGAGGACGAGATGGACTTCAGGATCGTGGAAGCGTCCAGTACTTTATACTTGGTTCCGGATAGCGGGAACAGCCTGCTGGGCTTTACAACCAGGGATTTCAGGGAATGGGTTGCCTCTGATGCCAGGCTTGTTGACGCCTATCTGCTCTGCTATATCTCCATGTTCATTTTATACTTGTTTTATGGCAGCCGGAACCGCAATCCCAAGCAGCGGGAGTTTTTGAGAATAAGTAAGTTAATCGGGGAACTAGACAGGCGGTTTGCTATGGCCTTTGAAAACAGTGAACAGGCAGCTGTGCTTGATGAAAAGTACGCGATCAATTTTGCCAGGGTGGCGGAACTGTGGGAAAGCAAACAAGACTTTGAGGAAAAAAGCCGCAAAACAAAAGCGGGCACCATCTTAAGCGCCTGCCGGCTACTGGAGCGGGAGAACCTGCTCAGGCTGGTGGATGACGACCGGGAGATTCGCACCACCAGGAAGCTTGATGACCTTATGCTGAACTATTATCTTAATGACAGCAGGGTAGACGAGATTAACGGGTTGTTTGAAGGAGGGGCTTAAGGCGGATGCCCAGGATTAACCGGATCAGGATCGTAAACTTTTCTTATAACAATGATTCCCGGCGCATTCTTGATGA
Proteins encoded in this region:
- a CDS encoding DUF6063 family protein, which translates into the protein MSHLNTAVKIFKKLMDKGQFDRETDGDLFLEFRNTEVRSILAELEDEMDFRIVEASSTLYLVPDSGNSLLGFTTRDFREWVASDARLVDAYLLCYISMFILYLFYGSRNRNPKQREFLRISKLIGELDRRFAMAFENSEQAAVLDEKYAINFARVAELWESKQDFEEKSRKTKAGTILSACRLLERENLLRLVDDDREIRTTRKLDDLMLNYYLNDSRVDEINGLFEGGA
- a CDS encoding DUF2220 domain-containing protein, which gives rise to MNLLEKLLGYGKKILNETELQQVIKKTDYSLFHHAVGKLVDDGILVPVKSAGLNGRLPPLFNKYRLIKPKEDLAVYLETIRHLNPTLNISGYLRRPELYKKHRYIVEGLSRYLWHSAGLLEKPMSRKERSFSIWGWEKLFDNHFVLVREVLKFNNLGDDFLNYYDTPEPFFEYVHARQEHMTVLILENKDTWYTFRKLMQDTGKNIVAGTPVDVLLYGEGNKISKRGALEECNAGMLGGKRDQAGRFLYFGDLDLEGIRLFFRTRNGNPNLDIKPFSGLYKLMLKLAAGVELPVSPDKRDVTVPLSEFTTMLGFDSTDVLTVFLARGKYIPQEIVNYQVAADILS